Genomic window (Acidobacteriota bacterium):
GGATTTTCCCATTTCCTCATCGCTCAAACCGAAGGAGCTCTCGGTTCTCTCCTCGATGACGCGAACCGCAGCGGGCGTCAGGGCGACCATCTCGTAGGCGAAGTGAATGGAGTTGTCGGCGGCCTCCGGGTGACCGAGGATCCGGACTGCCTCCTTCACCACCTTCTGTGGATAGGACTGGCGAACGTCGATGACGTTGTAGACCCTGGTTCCAGCGCCGAAGGTAAGGCCTTCGATTTTTTGGGACGCATCCGAGGTGGTTTCGACAAGTTTCTCGGCATCACCTTCGTACGACACCGGCAGGGCCGGTCCTGGTTGGTCCCAGTTTGTGAAGACCCGGTAGCCGAAATCGTGTCGTGATCCGTCCGGATCGAGCAGCAGCCCGAACTTCCAGAGCTGGTAGGCGATGTCCTTGCCGGTGTAGGTCACCGTACCGTTGGATCTGACGAGGATCTTGTCCGGGTCGTCCATGTCGGCAAACTCGGGGCTCGAGGCAAGCGACATCACCCAGCAGCCCTCGTTCTTGCCGTCGTCTTCGAGGCGCACGGCCCCCGACGCTTGCAGCAGCTCGAACGCACGGTTCCAGAACCCCAGGTGAAGGATGTCCGACTCGTGCGGCAGCAGATCGTAGGCCACACCGAGTCGGGCCATCGTCGCGAGGTGACAGCGAACGTTGGCCTCGGCAACCTCGGCCGCCAGCCGCGCAACAGCTTTCTGGTTGAAGGTTTCGCCGGCAACGATCGAGCCGTGCAGCAGCTGTAGCGCCTGGTCGAGCTCGAGCTCGCCGAAGCCCCCCTCGATGGCGTGGAGAATCTCGGCGCGATGGGAAGCGAAATCCGGATCCTCCCGGTAACGCGCGGTGACGCGGGGGTAGACGTCCCAGCACAGGTCGTCGAAATCGTCGGTCGAGGCGACAGGAACGGCGTCGACCGGCGCGCGTGATATGAAGGACTCGATGAGCTCGTCGCGTCGGCAGGGCTCGATTCCAAGGACCTCCGCGAGAAGATTCTCGTCGAGAAAAAGCAGACCGACCACGACGTCCGCGACCTGGACTCCCGTGTCGTCAATGTAGTTCTGGATCTCGACTGGACACCCCAGGTGGCCCAGGGATCGAACCAGCAGGTCGCCGAGGACTGCGTTACGAAGATGGCCGATGTGGGCTGCCTTGTTCGGGTTGATGTTGGTGTGCTCGACAATCGTCTTCCCGTGCCCACCGGCGACCGTGGTGCGTTCGCCAAACAGCAACGCGACCAGCATCTGGTCGCGGGCCAGGTAGAGGTTGAGGAAACCCGGACCCGCGATCTCGACCCGGGTGACCTCTGCTGGCCATTCGGCGCATTCGTTCACCTTTTCTGCGATCTGCCGAGGTGAAGTCCTGAGCTCCTTGGCCAAAGGCAGTGCACCGGGCCACGCGAGGTCGCCCAATTCGCGTTTCGGCGGCACCTCGAGCTTCAACTCGGCGGCCTCGTAACCGAACGCCTCTTTGAGTGCTCGTGCCAAAGCTTCGGCTGCGTTTCGTCTGATTGATTCCAGGGGCATCGTTTCTCCAAGGTCAACGCGCGATTCTACTCGATTCAGCCGTCCCCCGTGCTCGTTTTCCGTTCACGCGACTCCGAGAGGACCTTGCCGAGGAAACGTGCGAAACGCTCCCCGCTTTGCTTGAACCGCCGGTCCGCGACGGCTGAAGCTGGTGAGCCGGAGGCATTCATGGCTTTCGGATCTGCCATCAGGGAGTCGGCGGCTTCGGCCACCAGGGAGGCGTCTGGCTGGACGATTCGACCATTAATGCCCTGATGCATGAGGTCCTCGACGCCCGGCCACGAAACCGCGACCACTGGCCGGTCACAGCCCTGGGCTTCGGAGATGGACCGGTGGCCCCAGTCGGATCCGGGAGCGCAGAAGAGAACAACATCCATTGCCGCATAGAGATCTGGCAGTGCCTCATTCTGATATCCGGCCCAGCTGATTCGTTCGGCCAGGCCGAGATGATGGGCCTGTTTTTCCAGTCCAGCCCGGAGTTCGCCATGACCGACGATGATGATGTGGGCCGGGTTCGAGAGCATCGAAGCAGCGTCGAGCATGAGATCGAAGCCTCGTCCAGCTGCGAGCTTGCCCACCGATCCAATCACTGGAGCGTGTCGCGGAATCCCGAGGCGGTCACGCCACTCGCTACCGTTGCCGGGACGGAACCGGTCCTCGAGCGGTACCGGCAGGGAAGCGACGGGAACTCCCGAAAACACCCGCGGAAGATCTCGCTCGAGAGCGGAGTAGGCGAGCACTGCGCCGGAAATCCGCCGGTTGAGACAACGGTGGTAGGGATCTCTCCGGAGACTCCGCGGATGGCGGAAAGCTCGCACCAGGGGAACGGATCGATGCACTCCGGCGGTAAAACACAGGAAGTGGTCGTGGGGGAGATGGGAGATGACGATGTCAGATTCGTCGGCGAGTCTTTTGATGGCCCCGATATTGCCAGCCAGTTGCGCGGCTGTTCTATCTTTGCTGAGGCCGGGATAGGCCCATTCGTTGCCTTCGAGTCGCCGTTCCAGATTCCGCCCGCCAACGAAGAGAAGGTGTGCATCGACGTCGGCGCGGCGGAGGGCACGGCAGGTCAGCTCGGCTACGGCACCGGCGCCGGTCCATTTGTTGGCGAACACCACGAGACCCACTCGCATCGCCAGAGCATAACGAAGATCTCGAAACATTGAAAAGCCTTGGCAAAGTGACCCGCTGGCGGTAGTATGCAGCGGCGCCGGCGGCCACTCCTGTGTCGCCGGCGTGGCTTCAGATGCGGAGGTGCCAATGACGGTTGAACTCAAAGGGCGTTCATTCCTCAAGCTCCTGGATTTCTCGTCGGAGGAAATTCGCCATCTGCTGACCCTGTCGGCCGAGCTCAAGGCGAAGAAGAAGGCCGGGATCCGCGGAACCGCCCTCGAGGGGCTGAACATCGCCCTGCTTTTCGAGAAGCCTTCGACCCGGACGCGCTGCGCCTTCACCGTTGCCTGCATCGACGAGGGCGCCCATCCGGAGTACCTTGGCAAGGGCGACATCCAGTTCGGCAAGAAGGAAACGGTGGCCGACACGGCCCGGGTTCTGGGCCGAATGTTTGACGGCATCGAATTCCGCGGTTACGACCACAAGACTGTGGAGACACTGGCCGAATACGCCGGCGTGCCGGTGTGGAATGGACTCACCGACGACTGGCATCCGACCCAGTTCCTGGCCGACGTCCTCACCATGCAAGAGGAGTTCGGAGATCTGGTCGGCCAGAAGCTCGCCTACGTCGGTGATGGACGCAACAATGTCGCCAACTCGTTGATGGTGGGCTGCGCCAAGCTCGGCATGCATTGCAGCATCGTGTCCCCGGGAGGGCTGTTCCCGGACCCCGACTTGGTGGCCGCAGTGGAGGAGATCACGTCATCGACCGGCGGCACGCTGACCGTGACCGCCTCCATCGACGAAGGTGTGGCCAGAGCCGACGCCGTCTATGCGGACGTCTGGGCCTCGATGGGAGAGGAGGCACTCATCGCCGAACGGATTGCGGTGCTCGGTCCGTACAAGATTACCGAGGCGATGATGAATTCTACAGGAAAGCCAGGTACGATTTTCCTCCACTGCCTGCCCGCATTCCACAATCTGGATACCGAGGTCTCGCAGCAGTACCCCGACATCCAGGAGGTCGAGGACGCGGTCTTCGAAGGGCCTCAATCGCGGGTCTTCGACCAGGCCGAAAACCGGTTGCACACCATCAAGGCGGTGATGGTAGCGACTCTTGGGAAATGACCCGAGAACACCGCGTGGCCACGAATTGCCACTGAGAAAGGAAATCAAATGAACAGAGTCGTAGTCTTCGGAGCCGGGCTGGTGGTGCGCGCCCACGTTCGTTATCTGCTCGATCATGGATTTCACGTCACCGTCGCGAGCCGCACGGTCAGCAAGGCCGAGGACATCCTCGATGGCCATCCCAACGGCACACCGATAGCGTTCGACATCACGACCGAGCCGGAAAGGCTCGAGGCGATCATCGCCGACCACGACGTGGCGGTGAGCCTCCTTCCCTGGCAGTTCCACCCGCAGGTGGCACGGGCCTGCCTCAACCAGGGCAAGCACATGGTGACCACCTCGTACGTCAAGGACGACATGAAGGCGCTCGACGCCGAGGCTCGGGAAAAGGGCGTGATTCTTTTCAACGAGCTCGGGGTGGATCCCGGAATCGACCACATGACGGCGATGAAGGTCATCGACCGGGTGCAGGACGAAGGCGGCGAGGTCACGACCTTCCAGTCGTATTGCGGCGGCCTTCCGGCGCCCGAAGCCAACGACAACCCCTACGGCTACAAGTTCTCCTGGAGCCCGCGCGGCGTGCTGCTGGCCGGCCTCAACGATGCGCGGTATCGCCGCGACGGTGAGGTGGTCGAGGTGCCGGGTGAGCAGCTCTTCGATCACGTGTGGCCGGTGACGGTCGAGATCGAAGGTGTCGAGACCGATCTCGAGGGTTATCCCAACCGTGACAGCATGCCCTACACGGAGCCCTACGGCATCGATCCACGCGATGTCATGTTCCGCGGCACTCTGCGATTCCCGGGTTGGTGTGCGGCGATGAAGCAGGTGGCGCGAATCGGCTGGCTTCGGACCGACGGCATCGGTGGCCTGCGAGGCAAGACCTTTGCAGGCCTGACCGCCCTTCTAATCGGCGCCGAGGACGCGTCGGACATCAAGAATGAGGTGGCGTCGAAGCTGGGGATTGCGGCCGACGGCCCCGAGATCTCCAAGATGGAGTGGCTCGGCCTCCTGAGCGACGAACCGCTTCCGGAGGGCCCGACGGCGCCGGTGGATATCCTCACGGCCCACATGCTCGACAGGATGTCGTACAACGAGGGCGAGCGCGACATGCTGGTGCTCCAGCACACCTTCGTCGCCGAGTTCCCGGATCGTACCGAGAACGTCACCTCGACCATGATCGACTTCGGCATCCCCGGCGGCGACTCGTCGATGAATCGCACGGTCGGCCTGCCTGCGGCGGTGGCGGTGCGCTTCATCCTCGAAGGCAAGTTCGACGAGCCCGGCGTGCAGGTGCCAGTGATGAAGAGCTTCTACGAACCGGCGCTGGAAGAGCTCCAGCGCCTCGGTATCCAGTTCAGCGAAGACGTCAAGAGAGTTTGAATTAGGAATTAGGAATTAGGAATTAGGAATTTGGAATGCCGCCCATCCAGCTTGTGGCATTTCGAATTTCGGATTTCGAATTTCGGATTTTCCACCCGCACCCCCAGAGAATGGGAGGGCGGGTGGGAATTCCTAACTCCTCATTCCTAATTCCTCATTTTTTCGGCCAGCGCACCTGTTAAGCTTCAGCGCCGTGAATCAGGCTCTTCGCTACCGCGAATTGATGGTGTCGGGCTCGATCGACCGCGCGATCCTCCATCTCGGGGCTCCAGCGGCGATGGCGGCGCTGTTGCAGGCCGGCTTCCTGGTGGTTGACACATTCTGGCTCGGGAGGGTGGGGCCGGTGGCGCTAGCGGCGGCATCAACCGCCGGCTTCACGATGTGGCTCGCCCAGACGCTGGGTGACGGTGCGGCTGCCGGGTCGGGCTCGGTGCTGGCGCGGGCCATCGGCGGCAATAACCCGGCCGGCGCCGAACGGGCGGCGGCGGCCGGCCAGACCCTCGGAGTCTGGGGTTCCGCGATCGTCTCGGCGTCCGGTCTTCTCCTCAGCCACGCGACCTTCGCCTTCATGGGCACAGACGCCCCGGTGACGGCCGAAGGTCTGAAGTACATGTGGGTGGTCTTTGCCGGGATGCCCCTGTACTTCCTCTTCGTCTTGCTTTCG
Coding sequences:
- the argS gene encoding arginine--tRNA ligase, giving the protein MPLESIRRNAAEALARALKEAFGYEAAELKLEVPPKRELGDLAWPGALPLAKELRTSPRQIAEKVNECAEWPAEVTRVEIAGPGFLNLYLARDQMLVALLFGERTTVAGGHGKTIVEHTNINPNKAAHIGHLRNAVLGDLLVRSLGHLGCPVEIQNYIDDTGVQVADVVVGLLFLDENLLAEVLGIEPCRRDELIESFISRAPVDAVPVASTDDFDDLCWDVYPRVTARYREDPDFASHRAEILHAIEGGFGELELDQALQLLHGSIVAGETFNQKAVARLAAEVAEANVRCHLATMARLGVAYDLLPHESDILHLGFWNRAFELLQASGAVRLEDDGKNEGCWVMSLASSPEFADMDDPDKILVRSNGTVTYTGKDIAYQLWKFGLLLDPDGSRHDFGYRVFTNWDQPGPALPVSYEGDAEKLVETTSDASQKIEGLTFGAGTRVYNVIDVRQSYPQKVVKEAVRILGHPEAADNSIHFAYEMVALTPAAVRVIEERTESSFGLSDEEMGKSYVEMSGRRGIGVKADEFLDVLTDAAEDAIVSRFDGTGTPADVADRARAIAVGALRYLMARQSRNRVLAFDFDDALAFEGDTGPYLQYSAVRARKVFDKLAERRGEGRLEGDEIDRLLGTEIDDDLWEMILQCALRQEVVGQSVMHLEFSLLAQHTHELAQLFHRLYHAHPVVPEDDAEMRRLRRAVFTLFDSEMEILLEQLLGIPIPEEM
- a CDS encoding glycosyltransferase family 4 protein — its product is MRVGLVVFANKWTGAGAVAELTCRALRRADVDAHLLFVGGRNLERRLEGNEWAYPGLSKDRTAAQLAGNIGAIKRLADESDIVISHLPHDHFLCFTAGVHRSVPLVRAFRHPRSLRRDPYHRCLNRRISGAVLAYSALERDLPRVFSGVPVASLPVPLEDRFRPGNGSEWRDRLGIPRHAPVIGSVGKLAAGRGFDLMLDAASMLSNPAHIIIVGHGELRAGLEKQAHHLGLAERISWAGYQNEALPDLYAAMDVVLFCAPGSDWGHRSISEAQGCDRPVVAVSWPGVEDLMHQGINGRIVQPDASLVAEAADSLMADPKAMNASGSPASAVADRRFKQSGERFARFLGKVLSESRERKTSTGDG
- the argF gene encoding ornithine carbamoyltransferase, producing MPMTVELKGRSFLKLLDFSSEEIRHLLTLSAELKAKKKAGIRGTALEGLNIALLFEKPSTRTRCAFTVACIDEGAHPEYLGKGDIQFGKKETVADTARVLGRMFDGIEFRGYDHKTVETLAEYAGVPVWNGLTDDWHPTQFLADVLTMQEEFGDLVGQKLAYVGDGRNNVANSLMVGCAKLGMHCSIVSPGGLFPDPDLVAAVEEITSSTGGTLTVTASIDEGVARADAVYADVWASMGEEALIAERIAVLGPYKITEAMMNSTGKPGTIFLHCLPAFHNLDTEVSQQYPDIQEVEDAVFEGPQSRVFDQAENRLHTIKAVMVATLGK
- a CDS encoding saccharopine dehydrogenase NADP-binding domain-containing protein, which produces MNRVVVFGAGLVVRAHVRYLLDHGFHVTVASRTVSKAEDILDGHPNGTPIAFDITTEPERLEAIIADHDVAVSLLPWQFHPQVARACLNQGKHMVTTSYVKDDMKALDAEAREKGVILFNELGVDPGIDHMTAMKVIDRVQDEGGEVTTFQSYCGGLPAPEANDNPYGYKFSWSPRGVLLAGLNDARYRRDGEVVEVPGEQLFDHVWPVTVEIEGVETDLEGYPNRDSMPYTEPYGIDPRDVMFRGTLRFPGWCAAMKQVARIGWLRTDGIGGLRGKTFAGLTALLIGAEDASDIKNEVASKLGIAADGPEISKMEWLGLLSDEPLPEGPTAPVDILTAHMLDRMSYNEGERDMLVLQHTFVAEFPDRTENVTSTMIDFGIPGGDSSMNRTVGLPAAVAVRFILEGKFDEPGVQVPVMKSFYEPALEELQRLGIQFSEDVKRV